ATTCTATTTTCACCATCATAATCAATATCTGACGAAGTAACGACGAACTTTGAATCACTGTCTTCTAGAATTTGGTTGATTCTGTTTTTAGGATAATTCGGATCAATCGGGATGAATGCAGCCCCTGCCTTAACGATACCTAAAACAGTGGCAATCAAATCACTGTTTCTCCTCATCATGAACATTACCCTGTCTTCGACATTGACTCCATTTTTGATTAAACCATTGGCGATTTTATTTGCCTTTCTGTTTAATTCACCATATGTCAGTTCACCATCCTCTGCATAGAGTATTGTTTTTTGAGGATTTTCGCTTGCAATATTTTCAAATATCTTATTTACCAATCCCTCATTTGCAAGCTCTATCTTAAATCCTTCATCCAATTCCAAATTCTCACGTATTGAAATATCTTTAAGCGGATCATCTTCTGATGAGAACCTATCCAATAACACATCCATAGCATTTAAAAACGCTTCCATCAATTCTTTTGAATAGAATGATTCATCATAGCTGATGTTAATGTTGCCGCTTTCAAAATTGAATACCAATTTGTAGTCTTTTTTAGCATATTCATCGATGACGAACAATATTTCGCTTTCAAAGTTTAATTTTTGATTGTTTAAAAGTGGATAGTTGTTATATTCCTCAAAATATTGTTTAAAATCGTCCAAGTATTCTTTAACAGTCAAATCAGTGTTGAAGTGATATCCTGCAGCAACACGATTATAGGCGATTAAAATATCCTTTGAAAATGAGAATTTGGTTAGATTATATAGGAAAGTTGCAAGCAAAAATTTCTCTTTAGATAACCTATATCTGTTTGCTAAATTCTTTAATTTATCAATGTCAATTGATTTAGATATTTTCTTAAAATTAATTTTATCCCCATTAACATCTGGGGAAATGGCAGTTGGATTATCAAATGAGTTAATCAAATTATTATAATAGTTTTCAGCTTTGAAGAAGTCAACGACGTTTATGTTATAATCCTTGCATTTTTTGGAGGAATCTTCATAAACCTGCTTTGCCAAATCCTTAATGCCTTCTGCAATGAGACCTATTTCCTTTGAGTTGAAACAGGACTTGTCGTATTCAATGAATATTGATTGCAATCCATTTTTATCCGAATAATTCTTGTTTATCCTGAAATGAAGAGGGAATTTGATGTCCTTTTGAAGTGTTAGGAATTTTGAATCATAATTTGTGGAATTTGATACGATTGAAATCATTGAAATGCAATCCGGATCAATTCCAACGTTTCTTAAGTCAGTTGTATACTCACTGAATTGCAGTTTTGCATGAGACAATCCTTCTTTTAGAACTGCTTTTGAATAGGCCAGCAAATCATCAAATGTCAACTCCTCGTCATATTTCAATCTTAAAGGAATTGTATTTACAAACATTCCAAGGGCATCATCCTGGCCGAAGTATCTTCCATGGACAGATGTATTTAAGACCAAATCTTTAAATAGCTCGTTGCCCTTTTTAGATTTTGCGAAATACAAAAAGTTAAGTGCTAGTGCTGTAACGAACGGGGAATATTCAAAATTCGGCGTTTTATCTAAAAGAACTTCCAAATATCCGAGTTGAGAGTCATCAAATGAATACCAATCCTGAGAATAATCTTTTAAGGCATCCAACCAATATTCTTTATCAACATTAGCCTCATCCGAATTTAAATAATCAATTTCCGCATCGACATAAGTTTCATAAGAATAATCAATCGGGACGTATTCCTCATCATTTTTTACACAATCGATATATTTTTCAATTTCCTGCGGAACGATTGAAAACAGAGAGGTTCCATCAAGCAAAATGTGTTGAACAACCCCTATGAGAACTGCTGAAGAAGAAGTTTTTAAGACGGCCCATTTATATAATGGAGAATCAAAAACATCATCAAACGGCTTATCCAAATAGTCCTTGATAAACTCATCAAGGTTTTCATCATTTACTTCAAATGTTTCAACATTCACATCAACATCATCAGCATAATATTGTTTGAAATCACCGTTTTCATCATATTTAATCTGCAAGTTTAAATATTCCCGACAAATGGTTTCAATAGCTGAATTCACATACTCAAAATCATCCAAATCATAATCTTTCCCAAATTTAAGATAAAAAGAATCGTTATTTGGATTGTTCAATTCTGAGAACAATAGCATTTTCTGTGCAGAAGATAAATTATACATAACTACTAAATCCTCCAAATTCTCCTATTATTTATAATTTCTATTAAATAAAATATTTAAAAGTTAACAAATTAAATAATATAATATACAAAAATAGTTTTGAGGATTACTATGAACATTGAAAAAAAATATAATGAAAAAGAATTGACCTTATCTGTTGATGGCCGTATTGATACTATAACCTCACAGGACTTGGAAACTGAAATTAATGCAGAAATGGGCAATTTCGATTCCTTGATAATGGATTTTACCGGTTTGGAATACATCTCAAGTGCAGGGCTTAGAGTATTAATTGCAACCCAGAAAAAACTAAAAGCCGACAATATCCCATTTGTTATTAAAAACGTTAATGATACTGTCAGCGAAATATTCAGGATGTCCGGTTTTGATAAAATATTAAAGATAGAATGAATTCAATAACCCTTAAGCCAGAATTAAAAGAGTTATACACAATAAATGAGTTTATCTCAAATAAACTATCTCAAGAAAACCTTCAAGTTAATTTAATTGTTGAAGAAGTTTTTGTAAATATTGTACACTACTCAAAAACCGATTTTATAACTGTTAATGTTGAATATGACCATCCAATATTAACATTGGAGTTTATTGACAATGGAGTCGAATTCAATCCTCTCCTAAAAGAAGACCGCGAGGCTCCCCAAACAATTGAGGACGCCCCAATTGGCGGGCTTGGAATCTTTTTAACCAAAGAACTGTCTGACGATTTAGACTACGCCAACATTAACGGTGAAAATCACTTAAAAATAACTAAAAAAGTGGAATGATGAAAACCAAACTAAGAAACATATTGATCCCATTCATAGGTATGTTTATTGCTTATTTTGCTTCTAACAGCGATATTTTTCTTGAAATGGGAGTAAGTATCCCCCATGTAGGCCTATTATTTGTTTTTGGATTAATATTTGGCCCATATGGTTCTTTGGGTGCCGTGGCTGCAAACATAGTAATCGATCTTCTAAACGGATATTTCCCTATTGAAATACTACCATCAGCCATTTTTAGTTTTGGAGTTTCATATTTATCCTATAAACTCTGGTACACCAGTTTTAGAGGCCATAAAATTACAAAACCAAACTTAGATAATTTTTACCATGTCCTCCTATTTTTATCAATTATAATAATCTGCGGATTTATCTATTCAGTAGTCCACGGTAATTTAATCTATGTTTTATTTGACATGGATTTAGACCAATATATCACTGTTTATTATTTTATGAATTTTATAAATATTGCATTTGTCTTTGGGATAATATTCATCTGGTTATCTAAAAAGATTGATTTTGTATACACTCCAGAACCATCCAAAAGACCATTCAATAAAAGATTATACCAGATAATATTCTGCCTATTATTACTTGTTTGCCTAATTTCCATGACAACATTAGTATTGGACATAGATTCCCATATCATATATGCAGAATTAATATCAATCGGAATCTTATTATTTGCATTTTTAACAAAACCGGTTGAAAATAAAGTAGAAGAAAATGAAGAGAATACAATAGTCACTAAGATTGTGAATGTCTTTCTAACAACGACACTACTTATTGCCATTATCGGAATAATAATCTCCCTTTTTAGTTATGGGTTTGTGGAAAGCTTAGACACAGGCAATGAAATGAATCTCTTCATATATCTGATGCCTTTACTCATAATTAGTGATGCCCTCATAATATTATTCTTTATTCCAGGAATAGTTATTTTAAAATACATTGAAAATAAGGTAATCAAACCGATTTCATCATTTTCAGAAATTGAAAAATTTATCAAAGAAGACGAAAAAATCGAAACCGAAGGACTGGTGGAAATCTATTCAAAGTACATCAATGAACAGAATGAAATCGGAACCCTTGCACGCTCCTACACCGATTTAATTAATCACAACAACCAATATATTGAAAATATCCATGAGATTGAAGGTGAAAAAGAGCGCATAAAAGCAGAACTTGATATCGCAACAAAAATTCAGGCTGCAAACCTGCCGACTGAAGCCCTCATAAATGATGATTACATTGTTAACGGTTACTCACATCCTGCAAAGGAAGTTGGAGGGGACTTCTTTGATTATTATGAGATAGATGACGATAATTTGGCTATTGTAATCGGTGATGCATCAGGAAAAGGCGTTCCAGCCGCACTGCTTGCAACAATTACGCAGGCGATACTGCAACAATTGCTCAAACATGAAAAAGACCCTTCCAAAGTGTTATATCTATTAAATAATCAGCTAGCTGAAAATAATTCCGAATCCATGTTCATTACATTATGGCTTGGAATTTATAATAAAGCAACCAAAAAACTAACATTCTCAAATGCAGGACATAACCCTCCATTAATAAAAGAAAATGATGAGTTCAAATACTTGAATATTGATACTGGAATTGTTTTGGGAATAATGGAAGATTATGAGTTTGTATGTGAAGAATTAACATTTTCAAAACAATTAGTTGCATATACCGACGGAATAACAGATGCCAACAATAAGGAAAACGATATGTACGGTGAAGACAGGCTCCGAGACTTCTTTAATGGATTTAAATTAGACACCGACCCGATAAAGCCTCTTTTAGATGACATCAATGACTTCACCAAAGGTGCGGAACAATTTGATGATATGACATTAATATACTTAAAGATAGAATGATAAAATTTGCCTTTTGTGATGTTGATAATTTAGATTTAACCAAAGCCTATAATCTATTGCCCAAAAGCAGGAAATCAAAAGTGGACAATTTTAGATTTGAAAAAGATAAAAAGCTTAGTGCTGGAGCATATCTACTATTGAACAAATTACTAACTGAAGAAGGCATCACCCAACCTATTTTTAAAATTGGAAGATATGGCAAGGCATACATATCCAACCATGAAAACATTTATTTTAATTTGAGCCATTCAAGCAAATTAGTCGCCTGTGCGGTATCCGATGGGGAAGTTGGAGTGGATGTCGAAATGATAGATCCTGCAATTGACTTGAACATAGCCAAGCAATACTTCTACAATAAAGAATATGAAAGCATAATGAACTCAGACAACCCCCAAGACGAATTTTTCACATACTGGGTTTTAAAAGAAAGCTATATGAAATACACTGGCCTGGGCTTTAATCTAAAATTGGACAGCTTTGAAATCATCATCAAAGATGAAATCAAGCTCAAAAATGATGAAAACAATATAAAATTTAGCCTATTCAACATCAATGATTACAAATTGGCAATAGCTTCCAAATACGATGTTGGAAAAATCATGGAATATGACATTAATGATCTAATTTAGATAAAAATGCTAAAATTAGAAATATTTAATATGAACCCTAATAAATAATTTAATATACAAAGAAAACCAAATTATCCAAAATATTGGTTCGTGATGAAAATGTTAGGTTTAAAAAGTAAAAATATTGAAAATGAAGATATTAAAAATCCCCCAAGCGATGATGCATATCCACTCATTGCAACAGTATTTGCAAATAAAAAATTGAGCAAACCTAAAATAGCCATAAATTCTTTATCACTTACAATTCTCGATTTAATTAATCAAGAGCAAATTAAATGTGATATAGATTGGGAAAACCCACATGAAATAGGTAAAAATCTTTCAGAAGAAGATGTGGAAGTCATGAAAAACATCACCCTTAGACTAGCAAATAAAGGAGAGCTAAAAACTTCAGAAACCTTAGCTATCAACCTACTGAAAAGAATGAACAACTCAAAAAAATTCAACTTGAAGGATATGCTGAAGAAAAGCAAAAACTCAGCAATAGCCAATAACTTCCAGGACGATTTCATAGAATTTAAAAATGCTTTGGAAAATGAAAACAATTTTACTTCAAAAGATTATAAAGACATTTTAGAAAATGGCAAATTTACATCTAAAGGAAAAGAAATCAAAAAAGAGTGGAAAACCTTCCAAGATTATCTTAAATCAGAAGAACTAAGTGAAAAATATCCTCCAGAATCAATCGAAGAAAATGCCGAGCAAATAATTTTGGCGGCATGCTTCAACATTGAAAAAGAGGCATTGAAATCAAGAGAAAATAACTCTAAAATATCTGATTTCATTGACAAGGACGGATATAAAATGTTAAACATTATATTTGATAACACATTATCCAATGTTACTGAAAAACGCAAAGGAGACGGAATATTCTACGGAATAAATGACAAATATACTATTCCGGGAGGAGGATAATAAAAAGCAACTTATTTTGTTGCTTTTTTCAATACCCCCAGTATTCCCATTTCATTAATCATTGATTCCAAACCTAAAAGGATAATGGCTACATCACCAACTAATTACTCAATTTTTAAAGGCAAATCCCCAATCACATTGGCTTTCTTATAAATGGCAACGGTATCTTCAAGCCTTACCCCGAATTCACCTTCCAGATATATGCCTGGCTCAACTGTTATGACCATGCCCTCTTCAATTACCGTTTCATCACGAATTGAAAATCCGGGAGTTTCATGAATATCAAGACCTAAACTATGGCCTGTTGAATGAATGAATCTATCACCATAACCATAATCGGCTATGATGTCCCTTGCAACCTTATCAATTTCGATGCATTTAAGACCTGGCCTGATGGCTTTAATCGCCTTATCATGCGCTTCAGCGACAATATCCCAAATTTCTTGTTGTTTTTCATTATAGACAATGGTTCGAGTATTATCAGAGCAATATCCTTCAAAAATCGCTCCCCAATCTATTAAAATAGGTTTTTCTAGCCTCTTAGCTTGAGGTATTGCATGAGGTAAGCTTGAACTGGCCCCACTCGTTACGATTGTGTCGAATGATTCCTTTGAGGCCCCATTTTCTATCATCAATCTGACCAAATCAAAAGCTATTTCCTTTTCAGTGTTTTTATTGTTCAAAATATCCAGCTGTAAAAATGACTTTTGAGCAATTTCTGTCGCTTTTTTGATTTTTTCAATTTCCAGTGTTGTTTTTATCATACGTTGCTTGTCAATGTATGTTTTTGAATCGATTGTAAAGTCATCCTTAAGCTTTTCATAGCTGCCGAACGGCAAACTTGGCTCGATGGCCAAATTCTTGATTCCTTCACTTTTTAGCTCCTTAATCATCACATCCATTGATTCGTATTCTTTAACTTCAAGAGAGGAATTATTTTTAGCAATCTCCATATCCATGCTGGAGACATAAATAATAGGTTCCTCCTTAATTACACAAAATGCAAAGCTGGTTGGCCTATAATTTGAAATATATTCAACATTAGTGAATTTTGTAAGCAAATAAGCTTGAACATTATCTTTTTTTAAATCATTTATGATATTTGTTACATGTTCATCCATAGTTAATATTAGAAAAAACTTTATATATAAAATTAGATATTTTAAAATCATGATTAAATTTACAGCTAGTGAAGTAAGAGATTTAATAATTGCATTCATCGTTATTTCCCTATGTTTCGGAATTGCAAATACCGGACGTGATATGAATGCCTTAGCCCAAATACTTCCACCAATTATGGTTGGCGTAGGTCTTGGCTTTATATTACATGAACTCGGACACAAATTTGTATCAATGAAATACGGATACTGGGCTGAATTCAAATTATGGCCACAAGGGTTGCTATTTGCACTCGTTACTTCATTTTTCGGATTTGTATTTGCTGCACCTGGCGCAGTTTACACATATGCAAATTACATGACCGATGAAATAAACGGGAGAATATCAATTGCCGGACCTATTGTAAATATCGTGCTTGCATTAATATTTCTTCTTATTGCAACATGGGTCTATCCTACTGCCTTCTATTCACCAACAGCACGGTTAGTCTTTGTAATCTGTTCACTAGGTTATTCCATTAATAGCTTTTTAGCTGCATTCAATTTGCTTCCGATAGGTAATTTAGATGGATCTAAAGTGTTAAACTGGAATGTTGGAATTTGGATTGCCACAATAGGAATCGCAGGAATCATGACCCTGTTGTACATGACAATAGGTGTTGAAAATATTGTTAGATTAATCATAGGATTTTAAGATGACGGAAGAGATTACATATTTTGAAGGAACTCATAGGGTAATAGCTCCGAAGAAAACGATTGAGATTACCCAGGATAAATTAAAGACAGCAGGAATAACCCGTATTGCAGACATCACCGATTTGGATAGGATTGGCCTTCCGATATACACTGCCATTAGACCAACCGCTGAAGAGGGCGGAGTCAGCATCTATGGTGGGAAAGGAATTTCTAAAAATCATGCCAAAGCATCAGCAATGATGGAAGGTTTTGAAAGATATTCCGCTGAAAGGCAAGATAGCGATGAAGTTATTGTTGCCAGCCCATCCGAGATTTCTGAGTTTGGCGAGTTCATCGAACCTGAATCATTGAATCTTCCAAAAGAACTTGAAAAAAAATGCATTAATGATTTGAGATTAGAATGGAGCCTATCGCATGATTTGATATCAAATAAAGATTATTATGTTCCGACAAATGCTGTTTTTCACCCATACACACATGAAAATGATATAACCAGTTTATTTAAATCAAATACCAATGGCCTTGCTTCCGGAAACATACTGGAAGAATCCATATTGCATGGGATGTTTGAAGTAATTGAAAGGGATGCCTGGAGCATCTTTGAGCTGACACATAAAAATTATGCCCAAATTGATACAAGCAGTATTGAAAGTGAAATCGTCAATGATACCATCGATAAATTCGAATCCGAAGGCATTAATATTAAATTAATGGATTTCACTGCAGACATTAATGTTCCGACAATTGCCGCTTCAGCAGATGACACAGTAACAAGAGATGCTGGACTCTTAACATTGGGAATGGGAACTCACCTAGACCCGGAAGTTGCAATTTTAAGAGCCTTAACAGAAGTGGCTCAAAGCAGAGCGACTCAAATCAATGGCGCTCGTGAAGACACTGTCAGAGCGGACTTTGCTCGTGAAGCAGGCTATGAGCGAATGAAAAGAATCAATAAATATTATTTCAAAGAGGAAGAAGAAAAGATTAGCCTATCAGATATCGAAAATAAGGCCACAACATCAATAACCGAAGATATTGAAATTGTTAAAGAAGAACTAATATCCAATGACATTAGCAAAATTTTATACACCGACCTTACAAGACCTGAATTGGACATTAGCGTTGTTCGCGTCATTATTCCTGAAATGGAAATTTATGCAATCGATCCGTCTAGAGCAGGTTACAGATTTTTAAAAGTAAGATAAAATGACAAAAATAATTATTTATACAGGACTATCAATCCCATTTAGCGAAGCAAAAGAAATTTTAGACTCCGATGACAATAATGAAGTAATTTATAAAAGACCAATTCAGAGAGGAGATTTGAACTTGGCCTTGAAGGAAAATCCCGACATTATCGGAATAATCGATGGAGTATTCCACCAAAACTCCGCCGTTGGCCATAAGGAAATTTTAAACGTGATTAAAAAAGGCGTTAGGGTTTATGGAGCTTCAAGCATGGGCGCTTTAAGGGCATCAGAGCTAGATACATTAGGAATGACTGGAGTTGGTTATGTTTACAACCAATATGCAACAGGAGAAGTGGATTCCGATGATGATGTTGCAGTGATGCTTGACTCAGAAACTTTAGAAGCGCTTTCAGAACCATTAATCAATATGAAATATGTTTTTACAAATGCCGTTGATAAAAATATCATTACCGAAACGGAAAAAGACGAATTGCTTGCAATTGCCAAAAAAACATTTTATCCCAAAAGAAATTATGCTCAAACATTGAGCGCATCAAATCTGGACAATGATAAAAAGGACAAACTCATTGATTTCATTCGCAAATCAGCAGACATTAAAAAAGAAGATGCAAAAGAATTACTTGAGTATATTAAAAATGAAGCATAATTCTAATTTTTAATTAAGTGATGTAGATATCCCACAACATTTCATTGAGATTTTTGATTAAAATTAATTAAAACAAAATCCCCTTGAAATAAATGATAAAAATAAGATAAAGGTATCGATTTAATTAATCGAATATCAATGTTAATGAAAGCATTTCCGCCATCGTCAAACATTATAAAATTAAGTTATCAAACTCACCTATTCATTTCCTGATATTTTTTCAAAACGATGTCTGGAGTTTCAATAGTTTTTTCAATGGTTTTAAAAATTTCATTAGTTTCGTGATCTTCGGAAACTTTTGTCAAGCCTTTTAAAACCAATTGTTTGCCATCAATCTTAAAACCAGTGTTGTCAGCCTCTATTTCTATTAGATTGATTTCAATTTCAGAAGCGTTTTCCAACTCATCATTAGCCTTAACCTCATATTTGAGTTTTAACTCCTTATGAGGCATCAACTCGTTGATGGTTCTCTTTATCACTGATTCAAACAGCTCCAAAAATTTCACGGCAGGAGGCAACTCATTAGCCCACCAATAGGTAAGAACAGAGTTGAGGACTATTTCATGTTCGACAAAATCATCATATAATCTTGCACGAACTCCAACGGAACTGTCATCAACTACTTTAATCACCAATACTGGACTAACAGCCATCATATCACAGTTATTCTACTAATGCCTTAATTAAATCGCTAGCTCTTACAAGACCGACTAAATCACCTTCAACGCCGATGACCGGAATTTGTTCGATGTTTAAGGATTTCATTTTTTTAGCGCAGTCTGAAACTTTGGTTTTGGAGTTAGCCACTTCAACATTGCCCACTGCAACATCACATACTACTTTATCAGTGAATTTCAAATGATTTTTCTCAATGTATAAAACAGAAGTGCTGTCCCATGACCATTTATCTCCTTCAGTACCAACAGTGGAACTGTGTTCACTTCTTTCAGAGATAATTTCGATTTCAGAGATAAAATCAGTTTCTGTTAAAATTCCGGATAATTTAGCATCATCATCTAAAGCCAAAATGGATTTTAATCCGAATTGATTCATACTTTCAAAAGCTACATTTAATGGAGCTTTTTCCCAAGTGGTTGGAACAGTGGTAATCATATAATTTTCAACAGCATCATCAACAGTAATTTTAGTTAAAGCTTTAGATACCAAGTCAAATGAAGTGATGATTCCAACAAGTTCCCCATCATCATTTACAACAGGAACTCTTCTTACGTCGTTTTCAATCATCTTGCGAGCTGCATCAGTTACGTCATCTCCAGGATTGACAGTAACTAAATCTCTAGTCATCAACATTGCAATTTGTTCTTCATCAGGATTATTAATTAAATCAGAACGAGTTACTAGTCCTACTAAAATATCAGTATCTTCTTTAACAACAGGAAGCACTGCTTTGTTTTCCTTTCTCATTAAGTCTAAAACTTTTTCTCTGTTACCTGGAACAGAAACGCTTACTACATTTTTAGACATAGTTCTTTTAACTAACATAAAAACACCTTTATTAACAAATAAATATAAAATTTACAATACCTTAATGAATAACGAGCACTGCACATTTAGCCGAATTTACAACTTTATCTGCTACACTGCCCATAATAAATCTATCGAAACCGGATTTACCGGAACTACCTATTACTATTAAATCAACTTCTTCTTCTTTTGCCACTTCTAAAATACATTTAGCCGGAGACCCTTCTTTAACGATGTGATTGATTTTTAAATTATCTTCATTTAATTCATCGAATTCTTTAAGGTTCTCTTCTGATCTTTCTTTTAAGAGTTGATTTAACTGGTTTATTTCATCATCTAATGGAAGTCCGTTAACAAAATTATTTTCTGTGACACTCACAGCGACTATTTCAGCCCCAGTAACCTTGGCTAAAAACAAGGCATGTTTTTGAGCTTTTTTTGCAAATTCTGATCCATCGGTAGGGACCAATATTCTTTTATACATCATTAACATCTCCCATAATATATAGATTTATATCCATGATATTATACAATACATTTTTTATTAATGATATATAATATATTTTTCGTTTCGCAACGATTACATATATTAAGATGTGGGTCTTTAGAAAAAGATTTAAAAATAATTAATTCCGCAAAATCGCCCTCATTTATGTACGACTTTTGTACCACATTATTAATCTCATGACTGCAGACATTTGTTGTTGCCATCTGCAATAACATTGCAGGGTCAATGTAACTTTTATAATAAACTGACATCAATTTCAAGCTAAATTCCAACTCCCTAAGCATGTTCGGAGAGTTTAGCATGACATTATCACTTCCAATCAATGGACGGATGCCCAAGTTTAACATTTCATTTAGCTTGCATACCCCAACATTCAATGCTGCATTGGCCCTTGGACAAACGACAACATTTGAAGAGGAATTCTTAATCAAATCCAAATCATCATTTTTCGGATTTGTAACATGGACCAACTGAGAAAAGTTAGCGTCAACACCTTTTTCAATTTCGGTTTTGTTGCATTTTTCCAATGATTCAATTTGGTTTTTTTCGGATTCCGCTACATGAATTGAAGAAATCTTACCCTGCTTACTACATTCATCAACTATTAATCTGGCCACTTCATCTGTAATTTCACCAAACCCGCTTGGAGCTATTCCATCAGCAACCTTTAGAATTTTGCGAATAGCTGTTTTGACTTTTGACAAATCAGGATCATCGCCATAAAAGCTATCATCACGACCCAAAATAACTGGTTTGATTGGGATATCCCTGCTAGCTTCTTTTAGAAGTTTGATGCCATGAAGGCCACCTTCACGATAATCAATGAAATGAGTGGTTCCGGAGTTTACCATATCCCACATTGATGATATCATTGCCCCAATCATCTCATCATCCTCAGCATTTGCCAAAGCCTTATGTTTAACTCCATTAGGCGGCTTGACCATTTCACTTAATGACAAACCGTAACCCTCATCCTTAATAATTGAGTCGCCAATATGAATGTGGCCATTTATAAAAGAAGGACAAACAACAGCCCCATCAACATCGATAATCTTGCCTTCAGACAAATCCTTTCCGATTTCTATAATCCTGCCGTCATCAACGACAATGTTTTCCTTTGATGAAACCAAATTTTGACCTTTCAATATAATTCCATTTGCTATAGTAAACATTAATGGAAATTCTAATTTTTTTTATTTATAAAATTTATCCTAATCAATTAAATTTATTTAATCATAAAAGATAATATTAACTAAGTAATTTGCAACTTTTTTATAAAATATTCAAATCCCAACTTCATCGTTTCATAAGTAAAGGAGATGATTTACATTAACTCTCAAGAGATAAGATACTTCTACAGGAATATAGTAAAAACTGGCGATGTATATAGAGTTAAACATAATAATAAAGACTATGGAGAGTTCAGTAAATTATCAGATGCATTATATGAAAGGGATGCA
The Methanobrevibacter sp. DNA segment above includes these coding regions:
- a CDS encoding aminopeptidase P family protein — its product is MDEHVTNIINDLKKDNVQAYLLTKFTNVEYISNYRPTSFAFCVIKEEPIIYVSSMDMEIAKNNSSLEVKEYESMDVMIKELKSEGIKNLAIEPSLPFGSYEKLKDDFTIDSKTYIDKQRMIKTTLEIEKIKKATEIAQKSFLQLDILNNKNTEKEIAFDLVRLMIENGASKESFDTIVTSGASSSLPHAIPQAKRLEKPILIDWGAIFEGYCSDNTRTIVYNEKQQEIWDIVAEAHDKAIKAIRPGLKCIEIDKVARDIIADYGYGDRFIHSTGHSLGLDIHETPGFSIRDETVIEEGMVITVEPGIYLEGEFGVRLEDTVAIYKKANVIGDLPLKIE
- a CDS encoding ATP-binding protein, with protein sequence MNSITLKPELKELYTINEFISNKLSQENLQVNLIVEEVFVNIVHYSKTDFITVNVEYDHPILTLEFIDNGVEFNPLLKEDREAPQTIEDAPIGGLGIFLTKELSDDLDYANINGENHLKITKKVE
- a CDS encoding site-2 protease family protein, whose translation is MIKFTASEVRDLIIAFIVISLCFGIANTGRDMNALAQILPPIMVGVGLGFILHELGHKFVSMKYGYWAEFKLWPQGLLFALVTSFFGFVFAAPGAVYTYANYMTDEINGRISIAGPIVNIVLALIFLLIATWVYPTAFYSPTARLVFVICSLGYSINSFLAAFNLLPIGNLDGSKVLNWNVGIWIATIGIAGIMTLLYMTIGVENIVRLIIGF
- a CDS encoding 4'-phosphopantetheinyl transferase superfamily protein yields the protein MIKFAFCDVDNLDLTKAYNLLPKSRKSKVDNFRFEKDKKLSAGAYLLLNKLLTEEGITQPIFKIGRYGKAYISNHENIYFNLSHSSKLVACAVSDGEVGVDVEMIDPAIDLNIAKQYFYNKEYESIMNSDNPQDEFFTYWVLKESYMKYTGLGFNLKLDSFEIIIKDEIKLKNDENNIKFSLFNINDYKLAIASKYDVGKIMEYDINDLI
- a CDS encoding STAS domain-containing protein encodes the protein MNIEKKYNEKELTLSVDGRIDTITSQDLETEINAEMGNFDSLIMDFTGLEYISSAGLRVLIATQKKLKADNIPFVIKNVNDTVSEIFRMSGFDKILKIE
- a CDS encoding YcaO-related McrA-glycine thioamidation protein is translated as MTEEITYFEGTHRVIAPKKTIEITQDKLKTAGITRIADITDLDRIGLPIYTAIRPTAEEGGVSIYGGKGISKNHAKASAMMEGFERYSAERQDSDEVIVASPSEISEFGEFIEPESLNLPKELEKKCINDLRLEWSLSHDLISNKDYYVPTNAVFHPYTHENDITSLFKSNTNGLASGNILEESILHGMFEVIERDAWSIFELTHKNYAQIDTSSIESEIVNDTIDKFESEGINIKLMDFTADINVPTIAASADDTVTRDAGLLTLGMGTHLDPEVAILRALTEVAQSRATQINGAREDTVRADFAREAGYERMKRINKYYFKEEEEKISLSDIENKATTSITEDIEIVKEELISNDISKILYTDLTRPELDISVVRVIIPEMEIYAIDPSRAGYRFLKVR
- a CDS encoding PP2C family protein-serine/threonine phosphatase; this translates as MKTKLRNILIPFIGMFIAYFASNSDIFLEMGVSIPHVGLLFVFGLIFGPYGSLGAVAANIVIDLLNGYFPIEILPSAIFSFGVSYLSYKLWYTSFRGHKITKPNLDNFYHVLLFLSIIIICGFIYSVVHGNLIYVLFDMDLDQYITVYYFMNFINIAFVFGIIFIWLSKKIDFVYTPEPSKRPFNKRLYQIIFCLLLLVCLISMTTLVLDIDSHIIYAELISIGILLFAFLTKPVENKVEENEENTIVTKIVNVFLTTTLLIAIIGIIISLFSYGFVESLDTGNEMNLFIYLMPLLIISDALIILFFIPGIVILKYIENKVIKPISSFSEIEKFIKEDEKIETEGLVEIYSKYINEQNEIGTLARSYTDLINHNNQYIENIHEIEGEKERIKAELDIATKIQAANLPTEALINDDYIVNGYSHPAKEVGGDFFDYYEIDDDNLAIVIGDASGKGVPAALLATITQAILQQLLKHEKDPSKVLYLLNNQLAENNSESMFITLWLGIYNKATKKLTFSNAGHNPPLIKENDEFKYLNIDTGIVLGIMEDYEFVCEELTFSKQLVAYTDGITDANNKENDMYGEDRLRDFFNGFKLDTDPIKPLLDDINDFTKGAEQFDDMTLIYLKIE